From the Archangium lipolyticum genome, the window TAATCGTCGTCCGCTCGTCCGCCGCGTGCGTTTTCCCGTGCGCGGCGGCCCGGGCGTGATGAGAGATGAGGCGAATGCGCAGCCACGTTCCTCGCGGTCCCTGGGGTGTCCTCATCGCGCTCACCGTGCTCGGCGCGTGGCTGGGTCATCTCGTCTGGTTGTTGGCGGCGGCCGACCTGTCCCTCGCCTCGCCGCTCACCTGGCTCCACATCGCCCTGCAGGCGTACCTGAGCACCGGTTTGTTCATCACTGGTCATGACGCCATGCACGGCACGGTGAGCCGCCACCGGTGGGTGAACCAGACCGTGGGCACGGCCGCCTGCTTCCTCTTCGCCGGGCTCTCCTACCGTCGTCTGGTCGTCAACCACCGCGCCCACCACATCGACCCCACCGGCCCGGACGACCCCGACTTCTCCACCCGCACCCAGTCCTTCTGGCCGTGGTTCGCCACCTTCATGGTGCGCTACACCACCTGGCCCCAGCTGCTCGTCATGGCGGCCAAGTTCAACCTGTTGCTGCTCCTCGGAGTGGCCCAGTGGCGCATCCTCGCCTTCTGGGTGGTGCCCGCGATGATCGGCACCGTGCAGCTCTTCTACTTCGGCACCTTCCTGCCCCACCGCCGCCCAGACACCCCCGACATGGCCCCCCACCACGCGCGCTCCCTGCCGCGCAACCACCTGTGGGCCATGCTCTCCTGCTACTTCTTCGGCTACCACTGGGAGCACCACGAATCTCCCTCCACTCCCTGGTGGCGCCTGTGGACGATGCGCGATGCCCGCGTCCGCGCCGGGGCCCGTCCTTCCGAGTCTCCCGCCCGGATGTAACCGGATTCCGGCTCGGGCGTTATGGTGGGTATCATGAGCAAGAAGGTGCCCGAGCCCCCGAGCTCCGAAATCACTTCCGAGTCGCTGTACCTGCGCCGGCGTGAGTTCCTCAAGAGCGCCGTCCTCTTCACCGGCACCGCCACGGGTGTGGGCGGCGGCCTGCAACTGCTCAGCGGCAGGCCCTCGGGCACGGACGGTGGTCTGCCCTCCGCTCCGGCCGCTCCGGGCGAGGCCCCCAGGAAGAAGCCCCGGGGCCCGTATGACACCGACGAGACCCCCACCTCGTACGACGACGTCACCACGTACAACAACTTCTACGAGTTCGGCCTCGACAAGGGCGACCCCGCGGAGAACGCCCACGTCCTCAAGCCGCGGCCCTGGACCGTCGTCATCGACGGCGAGGTGCACAAGCCGCAGACGGTGGACATCGACACCCTCCAGTCCTGGTTCCCGCTCGAGGACCGCGTCTACCGCATGCGCTGCGTGGAGGCCTGGTCCATGGTGATTCCGTGGATGGGCTTCCCCCTGGCGGGCCTGCTGCGCCGCGTGGAGCCCACCAGCAAGGCGAAGTACGTCGCCTTCACCACGTTGAAGGACCCCAAGCAGATGCCCGGCCAGCGCACCGCCGTGCTCGATTGGCCGTACGTCGAGGGGCTGCGTCTGGACGAGGCCCTGCATCCCCTCACGATGCTCGCGGTGGGTCTCTACGGCCGCGTCCTGCCCAACCAGAACGGCGCGCCCCTGCGGCTGGTGGTGCCGTGGAAGTACGGCTTCAAGGGCATCAAGTCCATCGTCCGCATCACCCTCACCGAGCAGCAGCCGCCCACCACCTGGAACAAGTCCAACCCCCGGGAGTACGGCTTCTTCGCCAACGTGAATCCCGAGGTGGACCACCCGCGCTGGAGCCAGGCCACCGAGCGCCGCATCGGCGAGCTCCGCCGCCGGCCCACGCTCCCCTTCAACGGCTACGCCGAGCAGGTGGCCAGCCTCTACTCGGGCCTGGACCTGCGCCGCAACTTCTGACGCCCATGGCCTCGCCCCCGCTCCCCTGGCTCAAGCCCGCCGTCCTCGTGGGCGGCCTCTCCCCGCTCGCCATCCTGGCGCTCCAGCTCGCGCGGGACACCCTCGGGGCCAATCCCATCGAGCGCGTGCTCAACCAGACGGGGATGCTCGCCCTCATCCTCCTGGTGGCCTCGCTCGCGTGCACGCCGCTGAAGGTGGTGTCCGGGTGGACGTGGCCCATGCGCGTGCGCAAGCTGCTCGGCCTGCTGGGCTTCGCCTACGCCGTGCTGCACTTCCTCACGTACGTGGTGGTGGATCAGGGATTGGCGCTCGGCACCATCCTCGAGGACATCGCGAAGCGGCCCTTCATCACCGTGGGCTTCCTCGCGCTGGTGCTGCTCGTGCCCCTGGCCGTCACCAGCACGAACCGCATGGTGCGCCGCCTGGGCTTCCCCACCTGGCAGCGGCTTCACCGGCTGTCCTACGTGGCGGCTTCACTGGGCGTGGTGCACTTCTTCTGGCGCGTGAAGAAGGATGTCACCGAGCCCCTCGTGTATGGCGGTGTGCTGGCGCTGCTCTTCGCCATCCGCGTGGCCGAGGCCCTGCGCAAGCGGCGGGCGCGGCCGGGGGCTCCCGTCTCGGCCGTGTGAGGGCAGGGGGGCGCGACTCCGGACCCTCGTCCCCTCTAGACTCCGTGTGGGGAGCGGGGAGCTTCGCTCGCTCCACCCAGCCCGGAGACCCTCTCGATGAGCAACAGGTTCAACCTGCTGGCGCCCGATGTCCGCGCCAACCCGTACCCCGTCTACGCCGAGCTGCGGCGCAACCGTCACCTGAGCCAGGTGGACCCAGGTGGCATGTGGGCCGTCACCCGGTACGCGGACGTCATGACGGTGATGAAGAACCCCCTGCTCTACTCCTCCGAGGGCTTCGGCAGGGCCGTCAGGCCGGCCTGGCTCGGACACAACCCGTTCGCGGACTCGATGATCTGCATGGATCCGCCGAACCACACCCGGCTGCGGGCCCTCGTCAACCGCGTCTTCGGCACCGCGGCCCTCGCCCGGTGGGAGCCGCGCGTGCGCGCCTATGCCGAGTCGTTCGCCGCCGCGCTTCCCTCCGGGCGCACGGTGGATGTCATCGACGCCTTCAACTCGGCCCTGCCCGCCAGCGTCATCGGAGAACTGCTCGGGCTGGATGCGTCGCTGCGGCCCCGGTTCAAGCGCTGGACGGACGACCTCACCAGCATCACCGGCACGGCTCCGGATGACCTCGCGAAGCAGGCGCAGGTGCGCGACACGGTGGCGGAGTTCGAGCGGTACGTCTCCGAGGTGCTGGAGCTGCGGCGCCGCGAGCCGCGTGAGGACCTGGTGAGCGAGCTGCTCCGCGCGCAGACGGGAAGCGAGGCCCTCACCGAGGCGGAGGTGCACAGCTTCCTCTTCCTGCTGCTGGTGGCCGGGCTGGAGACGACGGTCCACCTGTTGAACCACTCGGTGCGGCTGCTGGCGGAGCACCCGGACGTCCTGGCCCGCGTGCGCGCGAACAGATCCCTCATCCCCCAGCTCCTCGAGGAGGTGCTGCGCTACGAGCCCCCCGTCCATTCCGTGCCGCGGCACACCACCGCCGATACGGAGCTGGGAGGGGTTCCTCTGCCCAAGGGCACCCGCGTCCTCGTGTTGCTGGCCGCCGCCGGCCGGGACGAGGAGCACTTCCCCGATGGCGAGCGCTTCGACCCCGAGCGCACGGGTCAGAATCACCTGTCCTTCGGGTACGGCATCCACTTCTGCCTGGGCTCGCAGCTGGCCCGGATGGAGGCGCGCATCGGCCTGGAGACGCTGCTCGACCGCTTCTCGGGCTTCTCGAGGGACCCGGAGCCCATCGTGTGGAACCGCTCCATGACGGTCCGCGGTCCCGTGGTGATGCCCATGCGCTTCCACGCCGCCTGAGGTGGGCGCGGCCCGCCTCCTCCTTCGAGGGGAGGCGGGAGCGGCCCGCTCAGACCTTCTTCGGCGGCGGGAGGATGGTGTCCACCAGCGTCATCAGCTGGGCACAGCTCACCGGCTTGCGCACGAAGGCGTTGATGCCCGCCTTCTGGCCCTTGTTGCGCACCTCGGCCGCGTTGGCGTCGCCCGTCATCATCAGGATGGGAATCTTGGACACCTTCACGTCGCGGTTGGCGCGCACCGACGCCGCGAAGTCCGCGCCGTTCATCCCGTCCATGTGGAAGTCGGTGAGGATGAGGTCCACCGTCTGCGTCTTCAGCACGTCCAG encodes:
- a CDS encoding protein-methionine-sulfoxide reductase heme-binding subunit MsrQ; the encoded protein is MASPPLPWLKPAVLVGGLSPLAILALQLARDTLGANPIERVLNQTGMLALILLVASLACTPLKVVSGWTWPMRVRKLLGLLGFAYAVLHFLTYVVVDQGLALGTILEDIAKRPFITVGFLALVLLVPLAVTSTNRMVRRLGFPTWQRLHRLSYVAASLGVVHFFWRVKKDVTEPLVYGGVLALLFAIRVAEALRKRRARPGAPVSAV
- a CDS encoding fatty acid desaturase; its protein translation is MRSHVPRGPWGVLIALTVLGAWLGHLVWLLAAADLSLASPLTWLHIALQAYLSTGLFITGHDAMHGTVSRHRWVNQTVGTAACFLFAGLSYRRLVVNHRAHHIDPTGPDDPDFSTRTQSFWPWFATFMVRYTTWPQLLVMAAKFNLLLLLGVAQWRILAFWVVPAMIGTVQLFYFGTFLPHRRPDTPDMAPHHARSLPRNHLWAMLSCYFFGYHWEHHESPSTPWWRLWTMRDARVRAGARPSESPARM
- the msrP gene encoding protein-methionine-sulfoxide reductase catalytic subunit MsrP; protein product: MSKKVPEPPSSEITSESLYLRRREFLKSAVLFTGTATGVGGGLQLLSGRPSGTDGGLPSAPAAPGEAPRKKPRGPYDTDETPTSYDDVTTYNNFYEFGLDKGDPAENAHVLKPRPWTVVIDGEVHKPQTVDIDTLQSWFPLEDRVYRMRCVEAWSMVIPWMGFPLAGLLRRVEPTSKAKYVAFTTLKDPKQMPGQRTAVLDWPYVEGLRLDEALHPLTMLAVGLYGRVLPNQNGAPLRLVVPWKYGFKGIKSIVRITLTEQQPPTTWNKSNPREYGFFANVNPEVDHPRWSQATERRIGELRRRPTLPFNGYAEQVASLYSGLDLRRNF
- a CDS encoding cytochrome P450 is translated as MSNRFNLLAPDVRANPYPVYAELRRNRHLSQVDPGGMWAVTRYADVMTVMKNPLLYSSEGFGRAVRPAWLGHNPFADSMICMDPPNHTRLRALVNRVFGTAALARWEPRVRAYAESFAAALPSGRTVDVIDAFNSALPASVIGELLGLDASLRPRFKRWTDDLTSITGTAPDDLAKQAQVRDTVAEFERYVSEVLELRRREPREDLVSELLRAQTGSEALTEAEVHSFLFLLLVAGLETTVHLLNHSVRLLAEHPDVLARVRANRSLIPQLLEEVLRYEPPVHSVPRHTTADTELGGVPLPKGTRVLVLLAAAGRDEEHFPDGERFDPERTGQNHLSFGYGIHFCLGSQLARMEARIGLETLLDRFSGFSRDPEPIVWNRSMTVRGPVVMPMRFHAA
- a CDS encoding response regulator, which codes for MTPAHTPIPLAETTPRPFGSLNAEAAKAFAAASASESRPFARPTPNVQPQRVLLVDDSRSIRTLLKIYLMARSFEYIEAESAEAALDVLKTQTVDLILTDFHMDGMNGADFAASVRANRDVKVSKIPILMMTGDANAAEVRNKGQKAGINAFVRKPVSCAQLMTLVDTILPPPKKV